The proteins below are encoded in one region of Brassica napus cultivar Da-Ae chromosome A6, Da-Ae, whole genome shotgun sequence:
- the LOC106373026 gene encoding uncharacterized protein LOC106373026 — MVHQSPYKFVEQFASSRSLEKTSDGLYEILQHRAEPLLDYIARFNQEKVAVLECSIPTAISAFKKGILPDGGLYKELTMYPCKTMEDVLSRAWAQVKWEEDVAIRAKAQPKQDQRSTRSDRGDREERSSQKGSKDSGSRNQGRFQYRPLEKEEGMSMSAWPDISHLSISTPELVITLRQIGQQVKWPPKMKAPGSFRNPGLWCDFHRDHGHKTEDCVALNIEVNKRLQKGHLREFLSEKAKAHFSKEASGKSKGDAPSSPPRQDRVIHVISGGSGVSGVIHAAAKKRLLKPKRLLLGTDEISFTAKE, encoded by the coding sequence ATGGTACATCAATCTCCCTACAAGTTCGTAGAACAATTCGCGAGTAGCAGGAGCCTGGAGAAGACTTCAGACGGTCTCTACGAGATCCTCCAGCATCGAGCAGAACCCCTGCTGGACTACATAGCCCGTTTCAATCAAGAGAAAGTAGCGGTCCTTGAATGCAGTATCCCTACCGCAATCTCTGCCTTCAAGAAAGGCATACTTCCAGACGGAGGGCTCTACAAAGAGCTAACCATGTACCCTTGCAAAACCATGGAGGATGTGCTATCCCGAGCGTGGGCACAGGTGAAGTGGGAAGAGGACGTCGCTATCCGCGCCAAGGCTCAACCCAAACAGGATCAAAGGTCCACCCGATCAGACCGGGGAGACCGAGAAGAAAGATCCTCCCAAAAGGGATCCAAGGACTCTGGAAGCAGGAACCAGGGCAGGTTCCAATACCGACCATTAGAAAAAGAAGAGGGCATGTCTATGTCTGCCTGGCCCGATATCTCCCATCTCTCAATATCCACACCAGAGCTGGTCATAACGCTGAGGCAGATAGGCCAACAGGTCAAGTGGCCCCCAAAGATGAAAGCACCTGGCTCGTTCCGGAACCCGGGACTCTGGTGCGACTTCCATCGTGATCATGGCCACAAAACTGAAGACTGCGTCGCCCTGAATATCGAGGTCAACAAACGGCTCCAAAAGGGGCATCTCCGAGAATTCCTTTCAGAGAAAGCCAAGGCTCATTTTAGCAAAGAAGCATCGGGGAAATCCAAAGGAGACGCACCAAGCTCACCACCTCGCCAGGACCGGGTGATTCATGTCATCTCAGGAGGCTCTGGCGTAAGTGGCGTGATTCATGCAGCTGCGAAGAAGAGACTGCTCAAACCTAAACGCCTACTTCTAGGTACCGACGAGATAAGCTTCACAGCCAAGGAGTAA